The following nucleotide sequence is from Pandoraea thiooxydans.
TGCAAGTGCCGACGGCAAGGTGCTCAGTGTGCGACAGGTGCTGCAGCCCAGCGAATTTTATCGGGCCCAGGTCGATAAATGGACCGAACAGGACGTGCTCGAGCACTTCGGTCAGCCTGCGGAGAAAGCATACTTCCCGCTGCAAAAGCGCGAAGTCTGGAGCTACCGCTTCCTGCAGGACGGGCAGTGGTACCAGCTCTATCACTTCCTGTTCGACGATGCCGGCGTATTGCGCGGCACGCAGCAAAGCCCGGATCCGCTGCACGAACGCGCCGGCGGCGACAACATGGTCATGTAGAAAACGCTGCGTCCGAAGCGCGCGGAGTGCCGCTTGGCGCCGCGCAGATCGGCGCGGCCCGCATGGCCGACAGACCCCGGCAGGCTACGAAGACGCGGCCGACTCGATGCGTTTTACTGTGCTAGGATCAGCCACGGCGCGCGTTCATCCCCCAACGACGACCTGTATCGCTTGGTCGTTGTCCGAGCGGCGCCGGCGGCGAGCGCGGCTTTGCTTTCACTGCAGTTGGCCAGGGCCGGTTTCGCGTTGCGCGAGAGCGCCGCGAGAAAGCGCGCTTCCATGGGATTGTTCAGTCAGATCAAACCGGATAGGAGAGAATCAAATGCGAATTTCGATGTCACGGCGGGCTGTTCTCATGTTTGGCGGGCTCGCGTTGGCGGGTTCGATGACTTTGGCCAATGCGGCGCCGGTTTCATTCACGGTGCCGCTCGACGGCGCGCATGAGGTGCCGGCGGTGCCTAGCTCGGCGACCGGCAATGCCGCGCTGACCTACGATCCGGCCACACGCGTTGTGACCTGGGATGTCACCTTCAGCGGTTTGTCGAGTGCGGCCACGATGGCGCATATTCACGCGGGTGCGACGGGCAAGAACGGACCGGTCAGGGTCTGGCTGACGAAGAAAGGCGCCGCTTCGGTAACCAGCCCGATCAAGGGCGAGGCCAAGCTGTCGCCTGCCGAGGCAAAGGCTTTTCTTGCCGGCGACACCTATGTCAACGTCCATACCAAAGACCACCCGGCCGGCGAAATTCGCGGTCAGGTTATCCCGCCCAAGGGGAAATGACGTCTTGACCTAAAGGAAGTTCGCGATCAGCGCCGCGGCCGTGGCGCCGATC
It contains:
- a CDS encoding CHRD domain-containing protein, whose protein sequence is MRISMSRRAVLMFGGLALAGSMTLANAAPVSFTVPLDGAHEVPAVPSSATGNAALTYDPATRVVTWDVTFSGLSSAATMAHIHAGATGKNGPVRVWLTKKGAASVTSPIKGEAKLSPAEAKAFLAGDTYVNVHTKDHPAGEIRGQVIPPKGK